One Pecten maximus chromosome 16, xPecMax1.1, whole genome shotgun sequence DNA window includes the following coding sequences:
- the LOC117345282 gene encoding uncharacterized protein LOC117345282 produces the protein MPSRTASMWNLAIALLLVCGRINAIQADPQLDKREADQDVSIDELPVDEDEIDEKRTFDSISGNGRISGFAKKTFDSISGGNSMPAFAKRPLDKISGNGGFSSFAKRKFDSISGSGGISSFAKRKFDSISGDGGMSSFAKRKFDSISGDGGMSSFAKRKFDSISGDGGMASFAKRKFDSISGDGGMSSFAKRKFDSISGDGGMASFAKRKFDSISGDGGMSSFAKRKFDSISGDGGMSSFAKRKFDSISGDGGMASFAKRKFDSISGDGGMASFAKRKFDSISGDGGMASFAKRRFDSIAGGGGLSTFAKRKFDSISGNGDMSAFAKRKFDSISGYGGMPELAKRKFDSISGSGGMPSFAKRRFDSISGNSRFAGFAKRPLDTISGNSDISGFIKRRFDSIDGTGRLAGLNKRRFDSISDHGGLSGFAKKNFDSIDRGAAFAGFVKRPAGNDGADDDTDDLTKRRMDSIASGGFGSLSKRTFDSISRGGSLMGFAKKSFDSINTAGLRGFVKKDDEA, from the coding sequence GCAGACCCTCAGCTTGATAAACGTGAGGCTGACCAGGACGTAAGCATAGATGAGCTTCCGGTTGATGAAGATGAGATAGATGAAAAACGAACCTTCGATTCCATCTCCGGAAATGGTAGGATTTCTGGATTTGCAAAAAAGACATTTGATTCGATATCTGGAGGTAATAGTATGCCAGCATTTGCAAAACGTCCCCTTGATAAAATTTCTGGAAATGGCGGGTTTTCATCTTTTGCAAAACGTAAGTTTGATTCAATATCTGGAAGTGGAGGAATATCTTCATTCGCAAAACGCAAATTTGATTCGATATCTGGAGATGGCGGAATGTCCTCATTCGCAAAACGCAAGTTTGATTCAATATCTGGAGATGGCGGAATGTCCTCATTCGCAAAACGCAAATTTGATTCGATATCTGGAGATGGAGGAATGGCCTCATTCGCAAAACGCAAATTTGATTCAATATCTGGAGATGGCGGAATGTCTTCATTCGCAAAACGCAAATTTGATTCGATATCTGGAGATGGAGGAATGGCCTCATTCGCAAAACGCAAATTTGATTCGATATCTGGAGATGGCGGAATGTCCTCATTCGCAAAACGCAAATTTGATTCGATATCTGGAGATGGTGGAATGTCCTCATTCGCAAAACGCAAATTTGATTCGATTTCTGGAGATGGAGGAATGGCCTCATTCGCAAAACGCAAATTTGATTCAATATCTGGAGATGGCGGAATGGCCTCATTCGCAAAACGCAAATTTGATTCGATATCTGGAGATGGCGGAATGGCCTCATTCGCAAAACGCAGATTCGATTCGATTGCTGGAGGTGGCGGGTTGTCCACGTTTGCAAAACGCAAATTCGATTCAATATCTGGAAATGGTGACATGTCCGCATTTGCCAAACGTAAATTTGATTCAATTTCCGGATATGGTGGTATGCCTGAGTTAGCAAAACGAAAATTTGACTCAATTTCTGGAAGCGGAGGGATGCCTTCATTTGCGAAACGAAGATTTGATTCGATCTCCGGAAACAGCAGATTTGCTGGATTCGCAAAACGTCCGCTTGACACAATATCTGGGAATTCTGATATCTCAGGTTTCATCAAAAGACGGTTTGATTCAATCGATGGCACGGGAAGACTAGCAGGACTTAACAAACGTAGATTTGATTCCATCTCGGATCATGGTGGCCTCAGTGGATTTGCTAAAAAGAACTTTGATAGTATCGACAGAGGGGCGGCATTCGCGGGCTTCGTAAAGAGACCTGCAGGCAACGATGGCGCAGACGACGATACAGATGACTTGACGAAAAGACGTATGGATTCCATCGCTAGTGGTGGATTTGGAAGTTTGAGCAAGAGAACTTTTGACTCCATAAGCAGAGGTGGATCACTTATGGGATTTGCAAAGAAATCATTTGATAGCATCAACACAGCAGGACTTAGAGGGTTCGTTAAAAAAGACGACGAGGCCTGA